One window of Felis catus isolate Fca126 chromosome D4, F.catus_Fca126_mat1.0, whole genome shotgun sequence genomic DNA carries:
- the PTGDS gene encoding prostaglandin-H2 D-isomerase precursor (The RefSeq protein has 2 substitutions compared to this genomic sequence) has product MAALHTLWMGLVLLGVLGVLQTRAQAQVSRQPNFQQDKFLGRWFTSGLASNSSWFREKKNALSMCISVVAPSAEGGLNLTTTFLRKDQCETRTLLLRPAETPGCYSYTSPHWGSTHDVWVVATDYEEYALLYTAGTKSPGQDFHMATLYSRTQTPRAEVKEKFSTFAKTRGFTEDAIVFLPKTERCMEEHR; this is encoded by the exons ATGGCCGCTCTGCACACGCTGTGGATGGGGCTGGTCCTGCTGGGAGTCCTGGGAGTCCTGCAGACGCGGGCCCAGGCCCAGGTCTCCCTGCAGCCCAACTTCCAACAGGACAAG TTCCTGGGGCGCTGGTTCACCTCGGGCCTCGCCTCCAACTCGAGCTGGTTCCGGGAGAAGAAGAACGCGCTGTCCATGTGCATATCAGTGGTGGCCCCCAGCGCGGAAGGAGGCCTCAACCTCACCACCACCTTCCTCAG GAAAGACCAGTGTGAGACCCGGACCCTGCTGCTGCGGCCGGCGGAAACCCCAGGCTGCTACAGCTACACGAGTCCCC ACTGGGGCAGCACCCACGACGTGTGGGTGGTGGCGACGGACTATGAGGAGTACGCGCTTTTGTACACGGCGGGCACAAAAAGCCCGGGCCAGGACTTCCACATGGCCACTCTCTACA gccGCACCCAGACCCCAAGGGCTGAGGTAAAGGAGAAATTCAGCACCTTTGCCAAGACCCGGGGCTTCACAGAGGATGCCATTGTCTTCCTGCCCAAGACCG ACAGGTGCATGGAGGAGCACAGATAG